GCGTTGGTGCCGTTGTCGACGCCGACGCAGTGGGGCAGGCCGTGGCGGGCGGCGAACTCGGCCTCGAACCCGCGCACGCTCTCGCCCAGCACCAGCCGGCCGCTTGCGAAGACCTGCTGGACGGCGTCGAGGATGTCCTCCCGCTCCGCCTCGTACTCCGGCAGGTAGTCCCAGACATGGGTGGTCACTCGTCGTCCTCCTTGTAGAAGCCCGCGAACGTCAGCAGGCTCCGGGCCTCGACGTTCAGGTGGTTGCCGTAGCGCACGAAGTCGGTGAGCTGGCGCAGGGTGATCCAGGCGTAGTCGTCGGGCACGTCCAGCGGGAAGCCGTCCGCGGCCTCGACCAGCAGGTAGCGGTTCTGCGCGTGGTAGAAGCGGCCGCCCTCCTCGGAGTGGACCCGGTCGAAGCGGATCCGCTCCGGGGGCGCGTCCAGCACCTCCGCGAGGAACCGCGGCCGGCGCTCCTCGGGCAGGCCGCGGTAGCTGTCGGGCTGGCACTGCACGGTCGGGGCCATCTCCACGCCGTCGAAGCCGCCCGTCTCCGTCCGGGCCTGCATCAGGACGTGCAGCACACCCCCGATCCGGCGGACCAGGAAGGCGATGACGCCCTGGCTGCGCGGTTCGAACATGGGCTGGTGCCAGCGCGCCACCTCCCGGCTGTCGGTCTCGACGGACACCCCGATGACGGCGAAGTGCAGGTCCCGGTCGTGGACCACGGCACCGTCGCGCCGGTTCCACCCGTCGACCTTGGTGAGCGGGATCAGCTGCCGGGTCAGCGTGCAGCGGTTCTTGGCCTCGGTGAACCAGCTCAGCAGGTGGGTGGTGTCGTGCAGGGCCACGTTGCCGGGCGCCCAGGACCGGGCCAGCGCGCCGCGGAAGGTGTCCGCGACCAGGTCGGCGTCGCGGTCGCGCCAGGAAGCGGCCCCGGCAAGCACCGTGCGGGTGTCCATGTTGACCAGGTTCGGCTCGCGCAGCAGCAGGGCGATCTGCTCGAAGTCCAACCAGCAGAAGTCCTCCAGCACGGGGACGTCGACGTCCGCGTCGACCTGCACGATCATGTTGCGGTTGCGCTTGGCCAGGAACCAGGACGCCTGCTCGGACTGCAGGACGTCCGACAGGACCCGCCCCGAACGCGGCGCCGTGAAGTACTCCAGGTAGGGGACCGACCTGCCGCCGTGCGCACCGGTGAAGTTGGAGCGGGTCGCCTGCACGGTCGGCGAGAGCTGGAGGCCGTTGACGTTGCCCGGCTCCATCTTGACCTGGAGCAGGAAGTGCGGGACGCCCGCGAACTCCTTGACCAGGATGCCGAGGACGCCCTGCTCGGGCTGGACGATGATCGGCTGCTGCCAGGCGCCCACCTCCCGGCCGGAGTCCGCGACGTCCAGCCCCTCGACGGTGAAGAACCGCCCGGTGCGGTGGACGAGGTTGCCGGAGTCGGGATCGGTGCGCCAGCCGTCGAGGGCTTCGAGCGGGATCCGATCCACCCGGTAGCCGTGGGCACGGCGCCGCCCCGCGTACCAGTCATGGAATTCAGCTATGCCGGAGAACACGCGGCCACCCTTCCGTGCGGAGAATCCCGTCCCATTCCCCGGAAGAATGCCTGCTTTCCGAGGAGAACAGCCTTTGTGCGGAA
This DNA window, taken from Streptomyces sp. TN58, encodes the following:
- a CDS encoding NDP-hexose 2,3-dehydratase family protein, with amino-acid sequence MFSGIAEFHDWYAGRRRAHGYRVDRIPLEALDGWRTDPDSGNLVHRTGRFFTVEGLDVADSGREVGAWQQPIIVQPEQGVLGILVKEFAGVPHFLLQVKMEPGNVNGLQLSPTVQATRSNFTGAHGGRSVPYLEYFTAPRSGRVLSDVLQSEQASWFLAKRNRNMIVQVDADVDVPVLEDFCWLDFEQIALLLREPNLVNMDTRTVLAGAASWRDRDADLVADTFRGALARSWAPGNVALHDTTHLLSWFTEAKNRCTLTRQLIPLTKVDGWNRRDGAVVHDRDLHFAVIGVSVETDSREVARWHQPMFEPRSQGVIAFLVRRIGGVLHVLMQARTETGGFDGVEMAPTVQCQPDSYRGLPEERRPRFLAEVLDAPPERIRFDRVHSEEGGRFYHAQNRYLLVEAADGFPLDVPDDYAWITLRQLTDFVRYGNHLNVEARSLLTFAGFYKEDDE